A window from Hyalangium ruber encodes these proteins:
- a CDS encoding type I polyketide synthase, whose translation MNTQETDPSPVKRALLELRAMKAKLDAVTRANSEPIAIIGMACRFPRAENPEAFWELLRSGVDAVSMPSEARWEDAATRAKLRPGGFLSNVDEFDPQFFGISPREAVSMDPQQRLLLEVGWEALENAGQSPEKLQGSRTGVFVGITYGDYAQRVKDADPALLDLYYVTGTSLNGAAGRLSYVLGLQGPCMSVDTACSSSLVAVHSALKSLRSGECELALVGGVNLMLSPDITLALSKAGALAPDGRCKSFDESADGYGRGEGCGVLLLKRLSDAQRSGDRILALIRGSAVNQDGPSGGFTVPNGLAQQELIRAALQNAGLEPGQVGYVEAHGTGTPLGDPIEVGALTTVLGEGREPEAPLLVGTAKANIGHLESASGVAGLIRVVLSMRHQQIPPHPTLKQVSSRIDVSGTPVVFPTRLTPWTPAQGTRIAGVSSFGISGTNAHVLLEEAPAEPSVAPRPERPWQFFTLSARSETALKALALRYAEHLEKNPAESLADLCHTVNLCRVHFPHRLAVVTGSTAELSEKLRAFASGNVTRGVRTGLAREQSRSRILPILDGSESDRLALEELARRYVRGDGVDWTGLEGNVPRRTLALPTYPFERRRCWAVGTGKPTVAAPTPRRGASASPFPGEPIRSPLIQDRVFEVWFSPGAPRFLDDHRLHGQRVIPGASHVSMLLAAAETALGGRACQVEDLNLLQPLTVADDEAQRVQLLLKPEGSGFSFQILGLRESKQAGEEATWALAATGRLRLSPAGVAASGALPVDALQARCERQLPGEEFYGRLAGKGYHFGPAFRCIDTLWVGEGEAVGLLRLPAEVVASGEQYSLHPGLIDACFQSLYAVVEQAEGGAEGLHVPFSLETFAFRGASAAGELKCHARLRPGGTAGVKTGDVTLFDASGARIAEARGLVFRDASQKLRKPLTTTPDRWLYETVWEPQPLAASGPLPQGTWLVLEDERGLGAELAAQLRARENTCITVTAGAGYERLSANQYQVDPRRPDEFRRLLRELSSIHAPLVGVVHLWATQLAVEEGSSVEALEGALALGTGSVLHLAQALARLEQAEPPRLWLVTRGAQQAGAEPSKLDAAQATLWGLGNVLAVEHPELKSRRIDLAPLGQGGAEEAGQLLSELSVGASEDTVLRGDGRRVLRLMPVQGAQRPDAAGYTLSAEGTYLISGGLGGLGLRVARWMAERGAKHLVLLGRKDPSDSGREAIATLGQAGVKVTVLRADVSKQEDVAEVLAHIHQHLPPLRGVVHAAGVLDDGVLLRQSWERFTRVFAPKVVGAWNLHLATRELPLDLFLLFSSVSCLIGSAGQGNYAAANAFLDGLAHRRRAMGLPALSINWGPWAEVGMAAGLGEAERRRWLDRGVESFAPDRAVEAMQLVVQSPLAQVTILAADWAKFAGKFAAGEQPAWMSRLVEEAAPTPRVNVPAAPVPTTQTVPLRSKLARCEGEERRSLLQSYVQEEVRRVLGFDKSQDLDAQQNLFDLGMDSLTSVELRKSLQTGLEDRLSATLLFDHPTIAELVNHLAEKPLASNA comes from the coding sequence ATGAACACCCAGGAAACGGATCCTTCGCCCGTCAAGCGTGCATTGCTGGAGCTGCGGGCGATGAAGGCGAAGCTCGATGCGGTGACGCGTGCGAACTCGGAGCCGATCGCGATCATCGGTATGGCGTGCCGCTTCCCGCGCGCGGAGAACCCGGAGGCGTTCTGGGAGTTGCTCCGCAGCGGAGTGGACGCCGTCTCCATGCCTTCGGAGGCGCGGTGGGAGGACGCGGCGACGCGGGCGAAGCTGCGTCCCGGTGGCTTCCTGTCGAACGTGGATGAGTTCGACCCCCAGTTCTTCGGCATCTCGCCGCGCGAGGCGGTGAGCATGGATCCGCAGCAGCGGCTCTTGCTGGAGGTGGGGTGGGAGGCCCTGGAGAACGCCGGACAGTCTCCGGAGAAGCTCCAGGGCTCGCGCACCGGCGTGTTCGTCGGCATCACCTATGGGGACTACGCCCAGCGGGTGAAGGACGCGGATCCGGCGTTGCTGGACCTCTATTACGTGACGGGCACGTCGCTCAACGGCGCGGCGGGCCGGCTCTCCTACGTGCTGGGCCTCCAGGGGCCGTGCATGTCGGTGGACACGGCATGCTCCTCGTCGCTCGTGGCGGTGCATTCGGCCCTCAAGAGCCTGCGGAGTGGAGAGTGCGAGCTGGCGCTGGTGGGTGGCGTCAACCTGATGCTCTCGCCGGACATCACCCTGGCGCTGTCGAAGGCGGGCGCGCTGGCTCCGGACGGGCGGTGCAAGTCCTTTGACGAGTCGGCCGACGGCTACGGCCGGGGCGAGGGCTGCGGTGTGCTGCTGCTGAAGCGGCTGTCGGACGCGCAGCGGAGCGGCGATCGCATCCTGGCGCTCATCCGTGGGTCGGCGGTGAACCAGGACGGACCGAGTGGCGGCTTCACGGTGCCCAACGGGCTGGCGCAGCAGGAGCTGATCCGGGCCGCGCTGCAGAACGCGGGGCTGGAGCCTGGGCAGGTGGGCTACGTGGAGGCCCACGGGACGGGTACGCCGCTCGGGGATCCGATAGAGGTGGGGGCGCTGACGACGGTGCTGGGAGAGGGGCGGGAGCCGGAGGCGCCCCTGCTCGTCGGCACGGCCAAGGCGAACATCGGCCACCTGGAGTCCGCCTCGGGCGTCGCGGGCCTCATCCGGGTGGTGCTGTCGATGCGGCACCAGCAGATCCCGCCGCACCCGACGCTCAAGCAGGTGAGCTCCCGTATCGACGTGAGCGGCACGCCGGTGGTCTTCCCGACGCGCCTCACGCCGTGGACGCCCGCGCAGGGCACGCGCATCGCCGGTGTCAGCTCGTTCGGCATCAGCGGGACGAACGCGCACGTGCTCCTGGAGGAGGCGCCCGCGGAGCCGTCGGTGGCTCCTCGCCCTGAGCGGCCCTGGCAGTTCTTCACGCTGTCGGCCCGGAGCGAGACGGCGCTGAAGGCGCTGGCGCTTCGCTACGCGGAGCACCTGGAGAAGAACCCCGCGGAGTCGCTCGCGGACCTCTGCCACACGGTGAACCTCTGCCGCGTCCACTTCCCGCACCGGCTGGCGGTGGTGACGGGCTCGACGGCCGAGCTGAGCGAGAAGCTGCGGGCCTTTGCCTCCGGCAATGTCACCCGGGGCGTGCGGACGGGGCTGGCGCGCGAGCAGTCTCGCAGCCGGATCCTCCCGATCCTGGATGGCTCCGAGAGCGATCGGCTGGCGCTGGAGGAGCTGGCGCGCCGCTACGTTCGCGGGGATGGCGTGGACTGGACGGGACTGGAGGGGAACGTGCCGCGTCGCACGCTGGCGCTGCCCACCTATCCGTTCGAGCGTCGCCGCTGCTGGGCCGTGGGGACGGGCAAGCCGACCGTGGCCGCGCCCACGCCTCGGAGGGGCGCCAGCGCCAGTCCCTTCCCGGGCGAGCCGATCCGCTCTCCGCTGATCCAGGATCGGGTCTTCGAGGTGTGGTTCTCTCCGGGGGCGCCTCGGTTCCTGGACGACCACCGTCTGCACGGGCAGCGGGTGATTCCGGGGGCCTCCCACGTGTCGATGCTGCTCGCGGCCGCGGAGACGGCGCTCGGCGGGCGCGCCTGCCAGGTGGAGGACCTGAACCTGCTCCAGCCGCTCACGGTGGCGGATGACGAGGCGCAGCGCGTGCAGCTCCTGCTGAAGCCGGAGGGCTCGGGCTTCTCCTTCCAGATCCTCGGACTGCGCGAGTCGAAGCAGGCAGGTGAGGAGGCCACCTGGGCGCTGGCGGCCACGGGCCGGTTGCGCCTGTCTCCCGCGGGAGTGGCCGCCTCCGGCGCGCTGCCGGTGGACGCGCTCCAGGCTCGCTGCGAGCGACAGCTCCCGGGCGAGGAGTTCTACGGGCGCCTCGCGGGCAAGGGCTACCACTTCGGTCCCGCCTTCCGCTGCATCGACACCCTCTGGGTGGGAGAAGGGGAGGCCGTGGGCCTTCTGCGGCTGCCGGCGGAGGTGGTGGCGAGCGGCGAGCAGTACTCGCTGCACCCGGGCCTCATCGATGCCTGCTTCCAGTCGCTGTATGCGGTGGTGGAGCAGGCGGAGGGTGGGGCGGAGGGGCTCCATGTTCCGTTCAGCCTGGAGACGTTCGCGTTCCGGGGGGCGAGCGCTGCCGGCGAGCTGAAGTGCCACGCGCGGCTGCGTCCCGGTGGGACGGCGGGCGTGAAGACGGGGGATGTGACCCTGTTCGATGCGAGCGGCGCGCGGATCGCGGAAGCGCGAGGCCTCGTGTTCCGGGATGCGAGCCAGAAGCTGCGCAAGCCGCTGACCACCACCCCGGACCGCTGGCTGTACGAGACGGTGTGGGAGCCCCAGCCGCTCGCGGCCTCGGGTCCGCTGCCCCAGGGAACCTGGCTCGTCCTCGAGGACGAGCGCGGTCTGGGCGCGGAGCTCGCGGCGCAGCTTCGCGCGCGGGAGAACACCTGCATCACGGTGACGGCGGGGGCCGGCTACGAGCGGCTCTCGGCGAATCAGTATCAGGTGGATCCGCGGCGTCCGGACGAGTTCCGGAGGCTCCTGCGCGAGCTGTCCTCCATCCATGCGCCGCTGGTGGGCGTGGTCCACCTGTGGGCGACGCAGCTCGCGGTGGAGGAGGGGAGCTCGGTCGAGGCGCTGGAAGGGGCCCTCGCGCTGGGCACGGGCAGCGTGCTGCACCTGGCGCAGGCGCTCGCTCGACTGGAGCAGGCGGAGCCGCCTCGCCTCTGGCTGGTGACGCGAGGGGCGCAGCAGGCGGGAGCGGAGCCCTCCAAGCTGGACGCGGCCCAAGCCACCCTGTGGGGCCTGGGCAACGTCCTGGCGGTGGAGCACCCCGAGCTGAAGAGCCGGCGCATCGATCTGGCTCCGCTCGGACAGGGCGGAGCGGAGGAGGCGGGGCAGCTCCTGTCGGAGCTCTCCGTGGGCGCGTCGGAGGACACGGTGCTGCGCGGGGATGGGCGGCGCGTGCTGCGGCTGATGCCTGTCCAGGGCGCGCAGCGTCCCGATGCCGCGGGGTACACGTTGTCTGCCGAGGGCACGTACCTGATCTCGGGTGGCCTGGGAGGGCTGGGGCTCCGGGTGGCGCGCTGGATGGCGGAGCGAGGGGCGAAGCACCTCGTGCTGCTGGGCCGCAAGGATCCGTCGGACTCGGGACGCGAGGCGATCGCGACGCTGGGCCAGGCCGGAGTGAAGGTGACGGTGCTCCGGGCGGATGTCTCGAAGCAGGAGGACGTGGCCGAGGTGCTGGCCCACATCCACCAGCACCTGCCGCCGCTGCGCGGAGTGGTGCATGCGGCGGGAGTGCTGGATGACGGGGTGCTGCTGCGCCAGAGCTGGGAGCGCTTCACGCGCGTCTTCGCACCGAAGGTGGTGGGAGCGTGGAACCTGCACCTGGCCACGCGAGAGCTGCCGCTGGATCTCTTCCTCCTGTTCTCCTCGGTGTCGTGCCTCATCGGCTCGGCGGGGCAGGGGAACTACGCGGCGGCCAACGCGTTCCTGGATGGCCTGGCGCACCGTCGCCGGGCGATGGGCCTGCCCGCGCTGAGCATCAACTGGGGTCCCTGGGCGGAGGTGGGCATGGCCGCGGGGCTGGGCGAGGCGGAGCGTCGCCGCTGGTTGGACCGGGGCGTGGAGTCCTTCGCTCCAGACCGGGCGGTGGAGGCAATGCAGCTGGTGGTCCAGAGCCCGCTGGCGCAGGTGACCATCCTGGCGGCGGATTGGGCGAAGTTCGCGGGCAAATTCGCTGCGGGCGAGCAGCCTGCCTGGATGAGCCGGCTGGTGGAGGAGGCCGCTCCGACTCCGCGGGTGAACGTGCCCGCGGCACCAGTCCCCACGACACAGACGGTGCCCCTGCGCAGCAAGCTGGCGCGGTGTGAGGGCGAGGAGCGTCGCTCCCTCTTGCAGAGCTATGTCCAGGAGGAGGTGCGCCGGGTGCTGGGCTTCGACAAGTCCCAGGATCTCGACGCGCAGCAGAACCTCTTCGACCTCGGGATGGACTCGCTGACGTCGGTCGAGCTGCGCAAGTCCCTCCAGACGGGGCTCGAGGATCGGCTCTCGGCCACGCTGCTCTTCGATCACCCCACGATCGCGGAGCTGGTGAACCACCTGGCGGAGAAGCCGCTGGCGTCCAACGCCTGA